A genomic region of Kluyveromyces marxianus DMKU3-1042 DNA, complete genome, chromosome 5 contains the following coding sequences:
- the MRPL8 gene encoding mitochondrial 54S ribosomal protein bL17m, which yields MTRGLGRHLSRTKAHRDALLRNMATQLLQHGTIMSTTPKLKETQKYVERIITIAKHGVQNGTPQKSIPELQSRLYLSGDNSNLLKKLFEEIVPRYISRDGGYTRVMKVEPRLSDRAPQGILELVDAPVQSSDGQLLKGNMKLWLLTKNCMQQIEEEGQKLTPNTVKNLKKMTHNKSVDELMTDIGVVRKYLIEAAEPEGEFNEEKHKAFLETVKNEILNFSAPKQEQLGYKFVERPTQQ from the coding sequence ATGACCAGAGGCCTAGGTAGACATttatcaagaacaaaagctCACAGAGATGCGCTCTTAAGAAATATGGCTACACAGCTGTTGCAGCATGGAACTATCATGTCGACCACTCCAAAACTTAAGGAAACACAAAAATACGTAGAAAGAATCATCACTATCGCTAAACATGGTGTGCAAAATGGTACTCCACAGAAGAGTATTCCAGAACTACAAAGTAGACTATACCTATCTGGTGACAACTCAAATCTATTAAAGAAGTTGTTTGAAGAGATAGTTCCAAGATACATATCCAGAGATGGAGGATACACTCGTGTGATGAAGGTTGAACCAAGACTCAGTGACAGAGCTCCTCAAGGAATTCTTGAGCTTGTGGACGCGCCAGTCCAATCCAGCGATGGCCAGCTATTAAAAGGAAATATGAAGCTATGGCTTTTGACCAAAAATTGCATGCAAcaaatagaagaagagggTCAAAAATTAACTCCAAACACAGtaaagaacttgaagaaaatgacacATAACAAGTCGGTAGACGAATTGATGACTGATATTGGCGTTGTAAGAAAATATTTAATTGAGGCCGCAGAACCGGAAGGTGAATTCAACGAAGAGAAACACAAGGCCTTCTTGGAGACTGTCAAGAATGAAATACTGAACTTCAGTGCTCCAAAGCAGGAACAATTGGGATACAAATTCGTAGAAAGGCCAACTCAACAGTAG
- the TSC10 gene encoding 3-dehydrosphinganine reductase — MTRYSTEKQVVLISGGSQGLGESFAKRFVQENNKVIIVSRSDEKLRQACQRIGVDGITLGEYQGKGVSEDKSWKCPQLLYHACDISDYESVDSMFKLLVKNELVPTQVYMCAGGSIPKLFVELSASELQNGITTNYATAVNLAHVSLRFKVPHILFFSSEVAFFPFIGYAQYAPLKQSIRSLVAILRQEHADTRITCVYPGNFQSEGFDLENMTKPSITRDIEGPSHPVTAAQCRDKIISSLKYGLDDITTDSIGWLLMACDQGFNKHTSNQFMFLFSWILGAILNITIVPIYMLICKFQIYQWRNKRAKSDKT, encoded by the coding sequence ATGACAAGATATAGCACTGAGAAACAGGTTGTATTGATTAGTGGTGGGTCTCAGGGTCTTGGGGAGTCCTTCGCAAAACGATTCGTGCAGGAAAATAACAAGGTGATCATTGTTTCGAGGTCCGATGAGAAATTGAGACAAGCATGCCAAAGAATTGGCGTTGATGGGATCACATTGGGGGAGTACCAGGGCAAGGGCGTGAGCGAAGACAAAAGCTGGAAATGCCCTCAATTGTTATACCATGCGTGCGATATTTCCGATTATGAAAGTGTTGATTCTATGTTCAAGTTGCTGGTCAAGAATGAACTGGTCCCTACACAGGTGTACATGTGTGCTGGAGGGTCTATTCCGAAActctttgttgaattgaGTGCAAGCGAGTTGCAGAACGGTATCACTACGAATTACGCTACGGCGGTTAACTTGGCCCATGTCTCGTTGAGATTCAAGGTGCCTCACATAttattcttctcttccGAAGTCGCATTCTTCCCCTTTATCGGATACGCGCAGTACGCTCCTTTAAAACAGAGCATCAGATCTTTGGTCGCCATCTTAAGACAAGAACATGCCGATACAAGGATCACGTGCGTTTACCCTGGCAATTTCCAAAGTGAAGGTTTCGACCTCGAAAATATGACTAAACCTTCTATCACTAGAGATATCGAGGGCCCTAGCCATCCGGTCACAGCTGCCCAATGCCGTGACAAGATCATATCGTCTTTAAAGTACGGTCTTGACGACATCACTACAGACTCCATCGGCTGGCTTTTGATGGCTTGTGACCAGGGCTTTAACAAGCACACATCCAACCAGTTCATGttcctcttttcttggATCTTGGGTGCTATATTGAACATCACCATTGTTCCCATCTATATGCTCATCTGCAAGTTCCAAATCTATCAATGGAGGAACAAAAGAGCCAAGTCTGATAAAACGTGA
- the cysB gene encoding cysteine synthase, translating into MSQFIRHLHVPPLATKGFTDAVGSTPLIKLQKLSKELGRNIYGKSELQNPGGSVKDRAALYLINDAEKRGLIDPSKPVTVVEGSAGNTAIGLAHICKAKGYKAVFYMPDTQSQAKINLLKWLGAEVYPVPVCPITDPLNFNNRARDHAKRLDNAVWTDQFDNQANWRAHYYTTGPEILKQIEDEGLKLDAFTCSTGTGGTYTGIAKYLEEATKGNCKLVVADPPGSVIYSYIKTGELNREGGSFTEGIGQGRITGNMKESVSITDDAVFIPDEESIIMLFRLLDEEGLFVGGTSALNVVAAAKVGSTLPEGSNVVTILCDSGHKYADRVFSKSWLQSKNLYDVLPDHLKKYASLP; encoded by the coding sequence ATGTCCCAATTTATTCGTCATTTACACGTTCCTCCTTTGGCCACGAAAGGTTTTACCGATGCGGTTGGTAGTACACCTTTGATTAAGCTACAAAAACTATCCAAGGAATTGGGAAGAAACATCTACGGAAAATCTGAGTTACAAAATCCAGGTGGTTCAGTTAAAGATCGTGCTGCTTTGTATTTGATCAATGATGCAGAGAAAAGAGGGTTGATTGACCCAAGCAAACCAGTAACCGTTGTGGAAGGTAGTGCAGGTAACACAGCTATTGGGTTAGCTCACATTTGCAAAGCAAAAGGCTATAAGGCAGTCTTCTATATGCCAGATACCCAATCGCAGGCCAAAATCAATTTACTCAAATGGTTAGGCGCAGAGGTGTACCCTGTTCCAGTCTGTCCTATTACAGATCCATTGAATTTCAATAATAGAGCGAGGGATCATGCCAAAAGACTCGATAATGCGGTATGGACCGACCAGTTCGATAATCAAGCCAATTGGAGGGCACACTACTACACAACTGGCCCAGAGATTTTGAAAcaaattgaagatgaaggttTGAAATTGGATGCATTCACTTGTTCTACTGGTACCGGTGGTACTTATACCGGTATTGCGAAGTACCTAGAAGAAGCTACTAAAGGAAACTGTAAACTTGTGGTCGCTGATCCTCCTGGATCTGTTATTTACTCTTACATCAAGACTGGTGAATTGAACAGAGAAGGAGGATCGTTTACTGAAGGTATAGGTCAAGGCAGAATTACCGGAAATATGAAAGAAAGTGTCTCCATAACAGATGATGCCGTGTTTATTCCAGACGAAGAGTCGATTATAATGCTTTTCAGATTgttggatgaagaagggTTGTTCGTTGGTGGTACATCTGCTTTGAACGTGGTAGCAGCAGCGAAAGTAGGATCTACTCTACCTGAAGGCAGTAATGTTGTCACTATTTTGTGTGACTCAGGTCATAAGTACGCTGATAGggtcttttcaaaatcatgGTTACAAAGCAAGAACCTTTACGACGTCTTACCAGATCATTTAAAAAAGTATGCTTCTTTGCCATAA
- the REI1 gene encoding Rei1p, whose protein sequence is MAGYTCNTCGVVFDTAAGQRDHMKSDWHRYNLKRRVADLPSITEATFNEKVSNANAEKEELDKSKKTKVKQLTKKEMRRLEKEKLLAKKQELLELAKQSMLKNMQEEAAKNEMKDTPEEEQPQETPEEKTSEENVLEENIPEENKPEEELSPEELAEKLMAEKLQNRVEIDKTECLFTGKKFKTFEENLDQMFKNHGFYIPEQKYLIDKEGLFQYFSEKIGLGNMCLVCSYQGRSLEAVRAHMLAKKHCRIPYESEAEKLEISEFYDFSSTYEELDKAANEDESQWEDIEEEVDAASGKVGGSQDGNEEEEEEEELPEYALYNDGVELHLPTGVKVGHRTLQRYYRQNLKPERELSEGQGTIIAADTRHFATIYDRQQQQLQKKVWQTEVKDKKRDDKRAAKFVNNQPHYRDQLLQ, encoded by the coding sequence ATGGCAGGGTATACTTGTAACACATGTGGGGTCGTTTTTGACACGGCCGCTGGCCAAAGAGACCATATGAAGTCTGACTGGCACAGATAcaacttgaagagaagagttGCTGATTTGCCATCCATTACCGAAGCTACATTCAATGAGAAGGTTTCTAACGCTAATGCTGAGAAAGAGGAGCTAGACAAGTCCAAGAAGACGAAGGTGAAGCAGTTGACCAAGAAGGAAATGCGCAGActagagaaggaaaaactaTTGGCTAAAAAGCAAGAATTATTAGAGCTGGCCAAACAGTCcatgttgaagaatatgCAGGAGGAAGCTGCCAAGAATGAAATGAAAGACACTCCAGAAGAGGAACAGCCACAAGAGactccagaagaaaaaacttCAGAGGAAAATGTactagaagaaaacatcccagaagaaaacaagcCAGAAGAGGAACTGAGCCCAGAGGAACTCGCTGAAAAACTCATGGCTGAAAAACTCCAAAATAGAGTCGAGATTGACAAGACCGAGTGTCTCTTCACTGGtaaaaaattcaaaacttttgaagaaaacttgGACCAAATGTTCAAAAACCACGGATTTTATATTCCTGAACAGAAATACTTGATTGACAAGGAAGGTCTTTTCCAATACTTCTCAGAAAAAATTGGTCTAGGTAACATGTGTCTTGTGTGTTCGTACCAGGGTAGATCTTTGGAGGCTGTTAGAGCGCATATGCTTGCCAAAAAGCACTGCCGTATCCCTTACGAGTCCGAAGCAGAAAAATTAGAAATATCAGAATTTTACGACTTCTCCAGCACGTACGAAGAATTAGATAAGGCCGCTAATGAGGATGAATCCCAATGGGAAGatatcgaagaagaagtggatGCAGCATCTGGTAAGGTTGGTGGATCACAAGACGGTAATgaggaagaggaggaagaagaagaactacCAGAATATGCACTATATAATGACGGTGTGGAACTCCATCTACCTACAGGTGTCAAGGTCGGCCATAGAACTCTACAGCGTTACTACAGACAAAATCTAAAACCCGAGCGTGAACTAAGCGAAGGTCAAGGTACTATCATTGCTGCCGATACCAGACACTTTGCTACTATATATGACAgacaacagcaacaactaCAGAAGAAAGTCTGGCAAACAGAAGTTAAAGACAAAAAGAGAGATGACAAAAGAGCTGCCAAATTTGTTAACAACCAACCTCATTACAGGGACCAATTGTTGCAATAG
- the LAS21 gene encoding mannose-ethanolamine phosphotransferase LAS21, with protein MSKLTYYILAALQLIAAFLFCAGFFPQKVVLKNDSEFIVEPKLQLESKPVFDKLIVVVIDALRSDFLFQKDSSGFDFVHELLNSGEAWGYTAYSNPPTVTLPRLKGITTGSAPNFLDAILNVAEDDTSSNLKEQDSLLKQFHTNNYKVNFFGDDTWLKLFPLEYFGEYEGTNSFFVSDFTEVDLNVTRHVPYQMDHQKEWDVLILHYLGLDHIGHKGGARSHFMAPKHKEMDSVIKQIYGKMSENTLMVVLGDHGMNDLGNHGGSSSGETSAAMAFLSKKLKKHDPPTGQKESILPITDIDPNYKYLQEIEQIDIVPTLSVLFNLPIPKNSMGVIIPEFLPFLPKSMAEIKLQDNYLQLTKLKPGYKASLAGKSPLELLVEMKDIQSSLAMAATNYNYTLLISGIGIMTLGTIYVVALCFGKTQEFIESTAVSILLGLSMFASSFVEEEHQIWWWVTVTVLFLMDISMKSKLSFLVGLRLIRGWNNSGQKYIYEHVIYSLLKSHTTVQWCLNVLTILSVGFPFLKNSDDVEKLISMITVSFLALSCMTYKACYAVVNRDNVPDALHKFVLKSCSTYLNDKNMVDIESEVSECLVPMARMFFLICAASAVIVTFSKYALSKGTNAQQKLLSIVKFILILQTTSANIPMFLILEILTTIIPQTSPVLSLCLQNLTFFQFGGTNSIATINLTNAYNGVNSNYNIYVVGVLMFLSNYAPSIYMALSFIPISDSKKLLKLKHYYITGVFLLIACTALRYHLFVWSVFSPKLCYYTAWSLFNFVTDLAVTLLQNI; from the coding sequence ATGAGCAAACTGACGTATTATATATTGGCTGCTTTGCAATTGATTGCTGCTTTCTTATTTTGCGCAGGATTCTTCCCTCAGAAAGtggttttgaagaatgatTCTGAATTTATTGTGGAACCTAAATTGCAATTGGAGTCCAAACCTGTTTTCGACAAACTGATTGTAGTGGTTATTGATGCATTGCGTAGtgattttttgtttcaaaaaGACAGTTCAGGTTTTGACTTTGTACATGAACTTCTAAACTCGGGAGAAGCATGGGGATATACAGCATACTCTAACCCTCCTACGGTAACATTACCAAGACTCAAGGGCATAACTACTGGTTCCGCACCAAATTTTTTGGATGCTATTCTAAATGTGGCTGAAGACGACACATCTTCCAATttaaaagaacaagacTCTCTATTGAAACAGTTTCATACTAATAATTACAAGGtaaatttttttggtgATGACACTTGGTTGAAGCTTTTCCCTCTTGAATACTTTGGTGAATACGAAGGCACTAACTCATTTTTCGTCAGTGATTTCACGGAAGTCGACTTGAATGTTACAAGACATGTCCCATACCAAATGGatcatcaaaaagaatggGATGTGTTGATTTTACATTACTTAGGGTTGGACCATATTGGTCACAAAGGTGGTGCAAGATCTCACTTCATGGCTCCAAAACATAAAGAAATGGATTCTGTTATCAAGCAAATATATGGTAAAATGAGTGAGAATACTTTAATGGTAGTTCTTGGTGACCATGGTATGAACGATTTAGGTAATCACGGCGGATCTTCCTCCGGAGAAACTAGCGCAGCAATGGCGTTCTTATCAAAAAAGCTAAAGAAACACGATCCTCCAACAGGACAGAAAGAGAGCATTTTGCCAATAACCGATATTGATCCCAATTATAAATATTTACAAGAAATTGAGCAGATCGACATTGTACCAACTTTAAGCGTACTTTTCAATCTACCAATCCCCAAGAATAGCATGGGTGTGATTATCCCTGAATTCTTACCCTTCTTGCCCAAATCAATGGCTGAAATTAAGTTACAGGATAACTACCTTCAACTAACAAAATTGAAACCTGGGTATAAAGCATCGCTGGCTGGCAAGAGTCCGCTAGAGCTGCTCGTGGAGATGAAAGACATTCAATCATCGTTAGCGATGGCTGCTACAAACTACAATTACACTCTATTGATTTCAGGAATAGGAATAATGACTCTTGGCACTATATATGTAGTAGCGTTATGCTTCGGTAAGACACAAGAGTTCATCGAGAGTACCGCAGTTTCCATTTTATTAGGACTGAGCATGTTTGCAAGTAGTTTCGTCGAAGAAGAGCATCAGATTTGGTGGTGGGTTACTGTCACTGTATTATTCTTGATGGATATTTCTATGAAATCCAAACTATCATTTTTGGTTGGTCTGAGATTGATTCGTGGATGGAATAACAGCGGACAAAAATACATTTACGAACATGTTATTTACAGTCTCTTAAAATCGCATACCACAGTTCAGTGGTGTTTGAACGTATTAACAATTCTCTCCGTAGGATTCCCATTTCTAAAGAACAGCGATGACGTCGAGAAATTAATTTCTATGATAactgtttctttcttagcTCTCTCCTGCATGACTTACAAAGCATGTTATGCCGTTGTTAATAGAGACAACGTGCCAGATGCGTTACACAAATTTGTGTTAAAATCATGTTCCACTTATCTCAATGATAAGAATATGGTAGACATTGAGTCCGAAGTCTCCGAGTGTCTAGTTCCAATGGCTAGAATGTTTTTCCTAATCTGTGCGGCCTCTGCGGTCATTGTAACATTCTCAAAGTATGCTCTTTCAAAAGGAACCAATGCTCAGCAAAAACTGCTTTCCATTGTAAAATTCATACTAATATTGCAAACTACATCAGCTAATATTCCAATGTTTTTAATACTCGAAATCCTCACTACCATAATTCCTCAAACATCACCAGTGCTCTCACTTTGTCTACAAAACCTGACGTTTTTCCAATTCGGAGGTACAAACTCTATTGCAACCATTAATCTAACGAATGCATACAATGGTGTGAACTCGAACTACAACATTTACGTCGTTGGGGTCCTAATGTTTCTCTCAAACTATGCACCATCCATCTATATGGCCCTTTCTTTCATCCCAATTTCGGACTCAAAAAAGCTACTTAAACTAAAACACTACTATATCACAGGAGTATTCCTACTTATAGCATGTACAGCACTCCGTTACCATTTATTTGTTTGGTCCGTCTTCAGTCCAAAGCTCTGCTACTACACTGCCTGGTCTCTCTTTAACTTTGTTACAGATCTCGCAGTTACCCTCCTTCAAAACATCTAA
- the COA3 gene encoding Coa3p, translating to MLEPSPYQDPRTWKMTPAMIRARAPFFKKNMMGLLLLVGVTGTIYTYTYRMLNKDTSFADVPIPPIDEKELEQLKKEYELEKAKRAQK from the coding sequence atgctagAACCAAGTCCATACCAAGATCCAAGAACTTGGAAAATGACTCCTGCGATGATTCGTGCTAGAGCTccatttttcaagaaaaatatgatGGGCCTCTTACTACTAGTCGGTGTGACCGGTAccatatacacatatacgTACAGAATGTTGAACAAAGACACGAGTTTCGCCGATGTTCCAATTCCTCCTATTGATGAGAAGGAACTAGAacagttgaagaaggaatacGAGCTCGAAAAGGCCAAGCGTGCTCAGAAATAG